A region from the Hippopotamus amphibius kiboko isolate mHipAmp2 chromosome 15, mHipAmp2.hap2, whole genome shotgun sequence genome encodes:
- the CBARP gene encoding voltage-dependent calcium channel beta subunit-associated regulatory protein isoform X3, producing the protein MQPTATMATAATTAATVALTTTWDNATGRPTEEPDPVLDNYVLLVVVMALFVGGTLVVLSGALLLCRRCWEVHRRLHRATEEAEKTTTSYLDNGAHPAQDPEFRGEDPEGQDTETERFLSTSSTGRRVSFNEAALFEQSRKAQDKGRRYTLTEGDFHHLKNARLTHLHLPPLKIVTIHECDSGEASATATPHPTAAPKASLAIFQPPGKALTGRSVGPSSALPGDPYNSAVGPADFEISPSASSDSGEGTSLDAGARSSKPGGPGATAGPGEAGPGSGAGPVLQFFTRLRRHASLDGASPYFKVKKWKLEPSQRASSLDTRGSPKRHHFQRQRAASESMEQEGDAPHVDFIQYIASTGDAVAFPSPRPFLASPASPPPTLGRYFSVDRGARGGPAGPCPTPSPIGGPPDRRPWPSGSSIPPGGCLAGATSPARTEGGKRGDWARRSRGGGRRGRSEPRVPPGARRQRGA; encoded by the exons ATGCAGCCCACGGCCACCATGGCCACGGCTGCCACCACCGCCGCCACTGTCGCCCTGACCACGACGTGGGACAACGCCACGGGCCGCCCCACC GAGGAGCCCGACCCGGTTCTGGACAACTACGttctgctggtggtggtgatggcactCTTCGTCGGGGGCACCCTCGTGGTGCTGTCCGGCGCGCTGCTGCTCTGCAGGCGCTGCTGGGAGGTCCACCGGCGCCTCCACAG aGCCACGGAGGAAGCAGAGAAGACCACCACCTCCTACCTGGACAACGGCGCCCACCCCGCCCAAG ACCCCGAGTTCAGGGGGGAGGACCCCGAGGGCCAGGACACCGAGACCGAGCGCTTCCTGTCCACCAGCTCCACCGGTCGCCGGGTGTCCTTCAATGAGGCGGCCCTGTTTGAGCAGAGCCGGAAGGCCCAGGACAAGGGTCGCAG GTACACCCTGACGGAGGGGGACTTCCACCACCTGAAGAATGCCCGCCTCACCCACCTGCACCTGCCACCCCTCAAGATCGTCACCATCCACGAGTGTGACTCAGGCGAGGCCAGTGCGAccgccacaccccaccccacggCCGCCCCCAAGGCCAGCCTCGCCATATTCCAG CCCCCGGGGAAGGCCCTCACCGGCCGCTCCGTGGGCCCCAGCTCCGCCCTGCCAGGTGACCCCTACAACTCGGCTGTGGGCCCTGCAGACTTCGAGATCAGCCCCTCAGCATCCAGCGACTCCGGGGAAGGCACCTCG TTGGACGCGGGGGCAAGGAGCTCCAAGCCGGGTGGGCCGGGGGCCacagcagggcctggggaggcTGGCCCAGGCTCTGGGGCAGGTCCCGTCCTGCAGTTCTTCACCCGCCTGAGGCGCCACGCCAGCCTGGACGGGGCCAGCCCCTACTTCAAGGTCAAGAAATGGAAGCTGGAGCCCAGCCAGCGGGCATCCAGTCTGGACACGCGAG GCTCCCCCAAGCGACACCACTTCCAGCGGCAGCGGGCAGCCAGCGAGAGCATGGAGCAGGAGGGGGACGCCCCCCACGTGGACTTCATCCAGTACATCGCCAGCACTGGTGACGCCGTGGCCTTCCCGAGCCCCCGCCCCTTTCTGGCCAGCCCCGCCAGCCCGCCCCCCACTCTCGGCAGGTATTTTTCAGTAGATAGAGGTGCTAggggtggacccgcgggcccctgccccaccccatcccccataGGTGGCCCTCCGGACAGGCGGCCGTGGCCCTCTGGCTCCAGCATCCCTCCTGGCGGCTGCCTCGCTGGGGCCACCTCTCCAGCACGGACCGAAGGAGGGAAGCGGGGAGACTGG GCTAGACGCAGCCGAGGAGGTGGGCGCCGCGGGAGGAGCGAGCCCCGAGTCCCCCCCGGAGCACGGCGTCAACGCGGGGCCTGA
- the CBARP gene encoding voltage-dependent calcium channel beta subunit-associated regulatory protein isoform X1 codes for MQPTATMATAATTAATVALTTTWDNATGRPTEEPDPVLDNYVLLVVVMALFVGGTLVVLSGALLLCRRCWEVHRRLHRATEEAEKTTTSYLDNGAHPAQDPEFRGEDPEGQDTETERFLSTSSTGRRVSFNEAALFEQSRKAQDKGRRYTLTEGDFHHLKNARLTHLHLPPLKIVTIHECDSGEASATATPHPTAAPKASLAIFQPPGKALTGRSVGPSSALPGDPYNSAVGPADFEISPSASSDSGEGTSLDAGARSSKPGGPGATAGPGEAGPGSGAGPVLQFFTRLRRHASLDGASPYFKVKKWKLEPSQRASSLDTRGSPKRHHFQRQRAASESMEQEGDAPHVDFIQYIASTGDAVAFPSPRPFLASPASPPPTLGRLDAAEEVGAAGGASPESPPEHGVNAGPEQQPDSDGERDVGPEQAQTTYRDIWSLRASLELHAATASDHSSSGNDRDSVRSGDSSGSGSGGAAPAFPPPSPPPTPRTADGEAGGPRKLLQMDSGYASIEGRGAGDDGPPSAPEKRSSFTSAGREATVGVSFEGPAPEAPARPRSPRAWPRRAPRRDYSIDEKTDALFHEFLRHDPHFDDAPPAAARHRARAHPHARKQWQQRGRQHSDPGARAAPPAAPPGAPRPARAPLRRGDSVDCPPDGRAGDEPAAPAIPVIEEEPGGGGGGGCPSSGLCAGPPGALLDKLAASLDDRLFPPHPAQPGAAAPALAAAAPTSPDHSPA; via the exons ATGCAGCCCACGGCCACCATGGCCACGGCTGCCACCACCGCCGCCACTGTCGCCCTGACCACGACGTGGGACAACGCCACGGGCCGCCCCACC GAGGAGCCCGACCCGGTTCTGGACAACTACGttctgctggtggtggtgatggcactCTTCGTCGGGGGCACCCTCGTGGTGCTGTCCGGCGCGCTGCTGCTCTGCAGGCGCTGCTGGGAGGTCCACCGGCGCCTCCACAG aGCCACGGAGGAAGCAGAGAAGACCACCACCTCCTACCTGGACAACGGCGCCCACCCCGCCCAAG ACCCCGAGTTCAGGGGGGAGGACCCCGAGGGCCAGGACACCGAGACCGAGCGCTTCCTGTCCACCAGCTCCACCGGTCGCCGGGTGTCCTTCAATGAGGCGGCCCTGTTTGAGCAGAGCCGGAAGGCCCAGGACAAGGGTCGCAG GTACACCCTGACGGAGGGGGACTTCCACCACCTGAAGAATGCCCGCCTCACCCACCTGCACCTGCCACCCCTCAAGATCGTCACCATCCACGAGTGTGACTCAGGCGAGGCCAGTGCGAccgccacaccccaccccacggCCGCCCCCAAGGCCAGCCTCGCCATATTCCAG CCCCCGGGGAAGGCCCTCACCGGCCGCTCCGTGGGCCCCAGCTCCGCCCTGCCAGGTGACCCCTACAACTCGGCTGTGGGCCCTGCAGACTTCGAGATCAGCCCCTCAGCATCCAGCGACTCCGGGGAAGGCACCTCG TTGGACGCGGGGGCAAGGAGCTCCAAGCCGGGTGGGCCGGGGGCCacagcagggcctggggaggcTGGCCCAGGCTCTGGGGCAGGTCCCGTCCTGCAGTTCTTCACCCGCCTGAGGCGCCACGCCAGCCTGGACGGGGCCAGCCCCTACTTCAAGGTCAAGAAATGGAAGCTGGAGCCCAGCCAGCGGGCATCCAGTCTGGACACGCGAG GCTCCCCCAAGCGACACCACTTCCAGCGGCAGCGGGCAGCCAGCGAGAGCATGGAGCAGGAGGGGGACGCCCCCCACGTGGACTTCATCCAGTACATCGCCAGCACTGGTGACGCCGTGGCCTTCCCGAGCCCCCGCCCCTTTCTGGCCAGCCCCGCCAGCCCGCCCCCCACTCTCGGCAG GCTAGACGCAGCCGAGGAGGTGGGCGCCGCGGGAGGAGCGAGCCCCGAGTCCCCCCCGGAGCACGGCGTCAACGCGGGGCCTGAGCAGCAGCCAGACTCGGACGGTGAGCGAGACGTGGGGCCGGAGCAGGCCCAGACCACCTACCGCGACATCTGGAGCCTGCGCGCCTCGCTCGAGTTGCACGCGGCCACCGCCTCGGACCACAGCAGCAGCGGCAACGACCGCGACTCGGTGCGCAGCGGCGACAGCTCGGGCTCGGGCTCCGGGGGCGCCGCACCTGCCTTCCCGCCGCCCTCGCCGCCACCCACACCGCGGACGGCGGACGGCGAGGCGGGCGGGCCGCGCAAGCTGCTGCAGATGGACAGCGGCTACGCCAGCATCGAGGGCCGCGGCGCGGGCGACGACGGGCCCCCCAGCGCGCCCGAGAAGCGCTCCTCCTTCACGAGCGCGGGCCGCGAGGCCACCGTGGGCGTCAGCTTCGAGGGGCCCGCGCCGGAggcgcccgcccggccccgcAGCCCGCGCGCCTGGCCTCGCCGCGCCCCGCGCCGCGACTACAGCATCGACGAGAAGACGGACGCGCTGTTCCACGAGTTCCTGCGCCACGACCCGCACTTCGACGacgccccgcccgccgccgcccgccacCGCGCGCGCGCGCACCCACACGCGCGCAAGCAGTGGCAGCAGCGCGGCCGGCAGCACAGCGACCCCGGCGCGCGCgcggcgccccccgcggccccgcccggcgccccccgccccgcgcgcgcGCCCCTGCGTCGCGGAGACAGCGTCGACTGCCCGCCCGACGGCCGCGCGGGCGACGAGCCGGCCGCGCCCGCCATCCCCGTCATCGAGGAGgagcccggcggcggcggcggcggcggctgcccCAGCTCCGGCCTGTGCGCCGGGCCCCCGGGCGCGCTGCTGGACAAGCTGGCGGCCAGCCTCGACGACAGGCTCTTCCCGCCGCACCCGGCCCAGCCCGGCGCCGCGGCCCCCGCGCTGGCCGCGGCCGCGCCCACGTCCCCCGACCACAGTCCGGCCTAG
- the ATP5F1D gene encoding ATP synthase subunit delta, mitochondrial, whose amino-acid sequence MLPAALLRRSGLGRLARQARAYAEAAAAPAPAAGPGQMSFTFASPTQVFFNGANVRQVDVPTQTGAFGILAAHVPTLQVLRPGLVVVHAEDGTTSKYFVSSGSVTVNADSSVQLLAEEAVTLDMLDLGVAKANLEKAQSELSGAADEATRAEIQIRIEANEALVKALE is encoded by the exons ATGCTGCCCGCCGCGCTGCTCCGCCGCTCGGGGCTGGGCCGCCTCGCGCGCCAGGCCCGCGCCTACGCCGAGGCCGCCGCCGCGCcggcccccgccgcgggcccggGACAGATGTCCTTCACCTTCGCCTCACCCACGCAG GTGTTCTTCAACGGCGCCAACGTCCGGCAGGTGGACGTTCCTACGCAGACGGGCGCCTTCGGTATCCTGGCAGCCCACGTACCGACACTGCAGGTCCTGCGTCCGGGGCTGGTTGTGGTCCACGCTGAGGACGGCACCACCTCCAAATACTTTG TGAGCAGCGGGTCCGTCACGGTGAACGCGGACTCCTCGGTGCAGTTACTGGCTGAGGAAGCTGTCACGCTGGACATGCTGGACCTGGGG GTGGCCAAGGCGAACCTGGAGAAGGCACAGTCGGAGCTGTCGGGGGCAGCGGACGAGGCCACGAGGGCCGAGATCCAAATCCGCATCGAGGCCAACGAGGCCTTGGTGAAGGCCCTGGAGTAG
- the CBARP gene encoding voltage-dependent calcium channel beta subunit-associated regulatory protein isoform X2 — translation MQPTATMATAATTAATVALTTTWDNATGRPTEEPDPVLDNYVLLVVVMALFVGGTLVVLSGALLLCRRCWEVHRRLHRATEEAEKTTTSYLDNGAHPAQDPEFRGEDPEGQDTETERFLSTSSTGRRVSFNEAALFEQSRKAQDKGRRSSPSTSVTQARPVRPPHPTPRPPPRPASPYSSSALPGDPYNSAVGPADFEISPSASSDSGEGTSLDAGARSSKPGGPGATAGPGEAGPGSGAGPVLQFFTRLRRHASLDGASPYFKVKKWKLEPSQRASSLDTRGSPKRHHFQRQRAASESMEQEGDAPHVDFIQYIASTGDAVAFPSPRPFLASPASPPPTLGRLDAAEEVGAAGGASPESPPEHGVNAGPEQQPDSDGERDVGPEQAQTTYRDIWSLRASLELHAATASDHSSSGNDRDSVRSGDSSGSGSGGAAPAFPPPSPPPTPRTADGEAGGPRKLLQMDSGYASIEGRGAGDDGPPSAPEKRSSFTSAGREATVGVSFEGPAPEAPARPRSPRAWPRRAPRRDYSIDEKTDALFHEFLRHDPHFDDAPPAAARHRARAHPHARKQWQQRGRQHSDPGARAAPPAAPPGAPRPARAPLRRGDSVDCPPDGRAGDEPAAPAIPVIEEEPGGGGGGGCPSSGLCAGPPGALLDKLAASLDDRLFPPHPAQPGAAAPALAAAAPTSPDHSPA, via the exons ATGCAGCCCACGGCCACCATGGCCACGGCTGCCACCACCGCCGCCACTGTCGCCCTGACCACGACGTGGGACAACGCCACGGGCCGCCCCACC GAGGAGCCCGACCCGGTTCTGGACAACTACGttctgctggtggtggtgatggcactCTTCGTCGGGGGCACCCTCGTGGTGCTGTCCGGCGCGCTGCTGCTCTGCAGGCGCTGCTGGGAGGTCCACCGGCGCCTCCACAG aGCCACGGAGGAAGCAGAGAAGACCACCACCTCCTACCTGGACAACGGCGCCCACCCCGCCCAAG ACCCCGAGTTCAGGGGGGAGGACCCCGAGGGCCAGGACACCGAGACCGAGCGCTTCCTGTCCACCAGCTCCACCGGTCGCCGGGTGTCCTTCAATGAGGCGGCCCTGTTTGAGCAGAGCCGGAAGGCCCAGGACAAGGGTCGCAG ATCGTCACCATCCACGAGTGTGACTCAGGCGAGGCCAGTGCGAccgccacaccccaccccacggCCGCCCCCAAGGCCAGCCTCGCCATATTCCAG CTCCGCCCTGCCAGGTGACCCCTACAACTCGGCTGTGGGCCCTGCAGACTTCGAGATCAGCCCCTCAGCATCCAGCGACTCCGGGGAAGGCACCTCG TTGGACGCGGGGGCAAGGAGCTCCAAGCCGGGTGGGCCGGGGGCCacagcagggcctggggaggcTGGCCCAGGCTCTGGGGCAGGTCCCGTCCTGCAGTTCTTCACCCGCCTGAGGCGCCACGCCAGCCTGGACGGGGCCAGCCCCTACTTCAAGGTCAAGAAATGGAAGCTGGAGCCCAGCCAGCGGGCATCCAGTCTGGACACGCGAG GCTCCCCCAAGCGACACCACTTCCAGCGGCAGCGGGCAGCCAGCGAGAGCATGGAGCAGGAGGGGGACGCCCCCCACGTGGACTTCATCCAGTACATCGCCAGCACTGGTGACGCCGTGGCCTTCCCGAGCCCCCGCCCCTTTCTGGCCAGCCCCGCCAGCCCGCCCCCCACTCTCGGCAG GCTAGACGCAGCCGAGGAGGTGGGCGCCGCGGGAGGAGCGAGCCCCGAGTCCCCCCCGGAGCACGGCGTCAACGCGGGGCCTGAGCAGCAGCCAGACTCGGACGGTGAGCGAGACGTGGGGCCGGAGCAGGCCCAGACCACCTACCGCGACATCTGGAGCCTGCGCGCCTCGCTCGAGTTGCACGCGGCCACCGCCTCGGACCACAGCAGCAGCGGCAACGACCGCGACTCGGTGCGCAGCGGCGACAGCTCGGGCTCGGGCTCCGGGGGCGCCGCACCTGCCTTCCCGCCGCCCTCGCCGCCACCCACACCGCGGACGGCGGACGGCGAGGCGGGCGGGCCGCGCAAGCTGCTGCAGATGGACAGCGGCTACGCCAGCATCGAGGGCCGCGGCGCGGGCGACGACGGGCCCCCCAGCGCGCCCGAGAAGCGCTCCTCCTTCACGAGCGCGGGCCGCGAGGCCACCGTGGGCGTCAGCTTCGAGGGGCCCGCGCCGGAggcgcccgcccggccccgcAGCCCGCGCGCCTGGCCTCGCCGCGCCCCGCGCCGCGACTACAGCATCGACGAGAAGACGGACGCGCTGTTCCACGAGTTCCTGCGCCACGACCCGCACTTCGACGacgccccgcccgccgccgcccgccacCGCGCGCGCGCGCACCCACACGCGCGCAAGCAGTGGCAGCAGCGCGGCCGGCAGCACAGCGACCCCGGCGCGCGCgcggcgccccccgcggccccgcccggcgccccccgccccgcgcgcgcGCCCCTGCGTCGCGGAGACAGCGTCGACTGCCCGCCCGACGGCCGCGCGGGCGACGAGCCGGCCGCGCCCGCCATCCCCGTCATCGAGGAGgagcccggcggcggcggcggcggcggctgcccCAGCTCCGGCCTGTGCGCCGGGCCCCCGGGCGCGCTGCTGGACAAGCTGGCGGCCAGCCTCGACGACAGGCTCTTCCCGCCGCACCCGGCCCAGCCCGGCGCCGCGGCCCCCGCGCTGGCCGCGGCCGCGCCCACGTCCCCCGACCACAGTCCGGCCTAG